TGAAtctacttaaatttatttgttataaatcaatattatgaagtcggttgattttaaaagaaaggattttcatttcttaaatcttaaatttcaTCTTGAAAGAGGGTAAACCAATATAAAATACCACAACCTGAAATTTGTAACacacataaaaatgaaaataataagacTGTCTGCCGAAATTGTACCATCCCTTATTGAACATCCCTGAAATTATCacacgaataaaaataaaacaaaattatttttactctttttcaattcctctttttgcacaaagttaaaaatgactCATCAAATGCGCAGAAAAAAACGGGAAcgtcaaataaattgtcatCTTCAGACATAATGCCGCTTTGCATAAAGTACATGGAATCAAATTCAGCGTTATAATTTACGTAAAGATGAAAGGGATTCTCTTGCATTGGATCAAACAAAGATTTGGGCATCTCCTCTGAGGTGCTGCACCAGCGAGTAACGTTTTCGGAGTCCAAGTAAGTCTCATCCAGGAGAATCGAGTTGGAATCTGAGATTGTATTACTGTAAAATCGATCATTTCaacaaatatgtattattatattcACATAAATCCGAGGCATCATTAATGAGTGGACCGCTCTTGGTTGCGTTTCGCAATAATTTGTTTAGAATTTTCAAGCTAGAGATGCTGGATTCTGTCACAGTGACGAGGCTTCCGTTTGCTCGAGCACACGTGGCGGCTGCAAAAAACGGAGGATAGCGctggaaataattacaaaaagattaaatcatgcaaatggtttgtttgtttaattaaaacctcTTCTTTGTTGACCAGTTTATACATAAAAACGTTTCCCACGGGGGTCGGTACGAAACTTtgcactttatttttgtttaattgattaaaatatgtatacagTATGTATTTTCGTTTACCTATCGCCAAGCAAGCTTCCttgaaagtcaaaattttcggTCGCAAATATCGGTAGGTGCAGCGTGAGCTGGAAATTTcatcttatttaaattctttttggCAACTCTccaaattatttcttgaagatttcttaaattgtaaaataaatgacattaaaaatcattttctggTCTTATTATATTACCTGATTACGTCCTCTGCAtaggatattttatttaccacCTGTACATATTTTCTGAATTCCGATTCTAGATTTTTAACGATACAAAATTgttgagttttgtttttttaaaatgattatctTACCAGAAAAATTGAGGCTTCCATTATTGTTCATTATTGCACTCATTGCCACCATTCTGCTGTAATCTCTTGGATCAAAAATGCTGCGGAAATCTttgttccaaaatttttccagTGAATCAGATTTATTTGTGAAGCATTTGATGAAGTCGTGGATGAAAGAACACTCTCCTTTCGAATTATAGTCTTTCactaggaaaataaaaaataaatctgcatcACAACGTTTATGAAAGTGTCAAACTTTTCTGGTTGCATTCCATAAATTTATCGAGGGCCTCGTTTACAAACAGGGTTGATTTCCAAGCCTGTTCTTTGCTTTGTTGATTCTTAATCATTTGAAGGGTATCCAAATTATCCGCTCCTCTCTTGAGTAGGCTCATtgagaatttatttgcaatggaacgaaaatctaaaaaaataacaaataaataattttgcttccaCGTCTTCTTAATTTTCACCCTGATAGACTTGAGATACTTTAACAGTGCTCAGCAATTTTTCTATCCTCTCCTCCCAAAATTTACTTCCTTCATATATctgaaaaattacacatttttaagGAGATGTCTTTAAAGCTGCATTTATTACCAATCCCAGAAGTTGTGCCATGCATGTTGAAAAGCACTGAATAAGAAAAGTAATATTTACTATTGgctatttaaaaaaccaaCACCAATACCTtcattttgtaagaaaaactGTCTAAATCAGCGgtgttgaatttattaatttcatctaATATATGTGcatcagttaaaattttatgaagcaCAAGGAAATCTTACTCTGCGAGACTCGATGGGTTAATTTGCATTCGTTataaatttcttgcaaataTGATTCCGCCAATACACGAccctttattatatttttattcacctTAAATCAAAAACACAGTTGAAGGATTTATGTTATTAACCTCGCAAATCGCTTTCATTGACTTTTCACAGCTCTcaacctttaaaattgaacttccaaacaaattttgcgCTTTCACGCAGTACTTATTAATTTCTcctgaaacgaaaaaattattatttttttaacaagaaaGATTTACTGGGTGCTAACCAAGCTTAGATGGATCTGCCGTTTgactttcattaaaatattcactttgtTTAACAAAGTCATTAAATTCAGGTGAACACCAtctaaatgtaaataaataactaaaatatccacgaaattccaaattttaataacagagACCTGAATCGGTTGTTTTTACATCCAGAGTTGGTGCCTGATGTCCAGTAGTCGGTATTTTTCTCGAGAAAGCCATTCATGCAAGCTAACTTTTCGTAAGACTGGACCGAGACGAGACGCATTCCCATCgaacagcaaaaaaatagaGCATCACTCCACATCATCTATTTGAGaatatataaatcaaatcTCCCTACCACAGCATAACATAAAATAATCGTCAATTGGTAAACTCACGTGATCTGtagtaataaaaaatcgaatccCGCAAGACGTTTTCCACTTGCCGTCCATCATACAGAGCTCtttatttaaaccaaattttattctagAAATAACATAATATGTGAACTTACTTAGTATAACCCACTCTCCATTTTCGTATTTTAATGGCGGATTCTAGATTAcgacagataaaaaatattataggaCAAACAACGCTGTAAGAAAAAAGCTAACTGCTGCATAGCAATACGGTTGCTCTGTTACACAGTACGGTAGATCACAGGCAATATCAGCCTTCTGGCAGTtcagatattatattttatattagtcTTAAAACCATATTTTACAACCTCTTTCTCCACGTTCCTTTCCAAAGTGACTAAATCAGTCATCCTATTTCCGTCTTTCTGACAGGCGAAATTTGCAATCGGGAGCGAACACTGCACCTGGCGCACCCCGAATGGCGCCCCTTTCGTGGCGTACTGCCGATCGACCACCAAACAGGAGCCACTGTCCCGCGGGTTCACCGTGTCCCAGAAGCTGTCCTGCGAGTCCCACGGGCCGACGTCGTCGTGCATGCAGAAGCGGTAATGCCCGGCGCACCCCTGCCGCGTCGCAGCCGTCCAGAAACTCGTTTTAATCAACATGCGGTCCTCGGTAGAGTTCTCTTCAAGTTGAATTTTAGAATAggacatttttcaaacattaaatATATGATTTCTTGTTTCCCGtgctaatcaaataaattaacaaagaaataaaattcaaatcaccAGTTTTGTCGAagattttgaaacttttatatGATACTCCAATCGAGTTTAGCGTTAAAAGAAGCTCATCCGTCACTCTGATGGGCTTCATTCCAATGCTGCAGCAGAGCTCCATGTTTTCTGCCCAAgttatcttcaaattaaattattttaaacttttgaaagCAGTATTTTCATATTGGTGCCGCATAAATTGCACATCTTGAATAGTGCGGAAGGGACAGTGCTTTActaaacatatattttttttttaatttttatttttggcgcCTGTTATATGTatcatcaatattttgaatccTCTGACCAGgatgaaaatcatttaataacaGCATTCAAATACAGCAACAGCTGAGATGTGCTCCATGCATTGTGGTGGGAACTTGGGAAAACGGTTTTTTTCTCCcctgaacaattaaaatttggagctAAGCGCAATTTGTACGGCACCAAGACAAATTTACACTCAATTActttcttttttccaaatatcaTGGTCGTGTAAGTGATTGCATCAATTCCCGATTTCCTTCTCCACTCTGCCCAAACACCATCAAGTTTGTTACCTTTGTGATTGccagaaaatgaaatgtatcaaccacatattttttataaagctGTACGCGATAAGAATATTGTGTATGTCAAAATGTCTATTAACTAAGAATTGCATGACTGATCACCCAATAGACACTATGTttcggaaaatataaatttactagTGATTCGTGAATATTCTAGAATACAATTATCTCATCAAATTGACCATCTTTTTTTTGATAGTTTGTTATATATCATTTTACAGTTGTAAAAAACATCAGTGCTCAATTAGGCAGCTTCAAATGTATTTGGTTTCACGATTTTATCgattaaaaacatcaatttataaaaattactacgcaaaaaattaaaaaagtagatGATTTTTaggtttataaaaatatttaaataaagaaaaagtttCTTCACAGATTAGTATTTTtctaaatggttttaaaaatactttcataTTAAGATCTCTCCTTATTTTGTAGTTgacttaatttattcatttgttaAATAGttactttttatcttttcccCCGTTTCATCAAAGTATGCCATCTTTATGTAGAGagcctttaaaaatttgtctcaatttcaaaaaattctcatacatttttttcacacGTCTTCGGGCAGGGCACCGTTTTGCACTTGTACTGCgttttgttaataataaaattgaattctttcGATTAGAATACAATTACTTCacagaagaaataattttggtcggAACAGTCGGAGCGAAAGAGAGTTCTAGTCATCAAGGAGAGTGCGagacatttttgcttttgaatttgagaaGTCGCCGTGATTTTCATGGGTAAATTGAACGCAGAGGCATTGATGCGTTTCCGGTCGCCCGCGCACCACGAGTACGCCGCGTTTCCACAGCGCTTCCCCTCGGCCATTCCGCTCGTCCAGATGAAAAAGTATTCTGCACgtgtattaaatatttatcgtAAATTACACTGGCtccgccattttgaatttactgggatttttttgttcatccATTGTGGTCTGGTTTACGTCGGGCACGAGgcaatttaagtttttctCTCGATCTTCCACTGCAACCAGTTGCATTCTACGTTTTGCACACACGACGGCAGCTTCCCCAAATTTAGCctattttattacttaaattttaagtttttaattttaaatggaatgctGATCGACACACTTGGCTCAAGCTTCTGTAGAAAAGGTGGCCGCACCTGAAAACGACATCTCCCAGCTCGAGATTGTTTGAGACGAAAGACATAAGGGatgctaaaataattatcatgaaaataataaaaataaaactaaaaaataaattaacactcGCACTTGCGTCAAACACTGAtgaaaaatctgtttaaattttgattttgttcaatctaaatttaattttagcccaCACTTTACCCTCTGCCAAAGCAAAAGTAAGGAAATTCTAGAGTgtgtaatattaatttaaataacctTAAGTTGAACATTTAAAGTACCTTGATTTTTGAATCGTGAATGGAGCAGTCTCCTGAAGTACATTTTTGAAGTTGCACAGCTTTCGTGGTCAAAGCGGCGTGCTTTGAGGAACAGTAATTTAATCGAGGAACTTTATTATTCcagatagaaataaatttttacgttttgtGCTGGAAAGACCAAGCAGAGGAAAATCGCAGGCAGGATCGTACCCTTTCTCATTTCACTTGAAACTGACCCATAAAACTCTAAATTACaaagcaaaagagaaaaagcaaTGATTTTAgggaggaattaaaaaataattttttgagcaaaagataatattaaatagaTAATTTAACATGGCATGCTACGTTTAAAACagtagcaaaaaattaataaaatacaattttatgatATAACACATGCCACACAAAAGGGGCTGGAGttttcatgaataaataaatcattcctTTAAAATGTACAGATTTAATCAATCGTTATAATTTGCGGTCACACCAAGTCGAGGAATTTTACCTGGAGGACCAAAGCATGCAACCTGCCCGTCGCACGAAGCGTGCAAGTTGCACCAGAGAACTGCTTCAGGAATAATTGGatccaacaaaattttacttttttaaacgTGCCTCTGTCTGGAACTACACTGGGAATCAAATTATTGGTTTAGCGAGTCCACTCGGTGAaacctgatttaaaatttttatgcgaGCAATGTTGGATTCAGTCACTGTGACGAGGCTTCCGTTTGCTCAGGCGCGCGTGGTGGCCGCTACCGACGGAGGATTTCGctgcaaaagggaaaaattggaTAAATACTCATCCAAAAGGATAACTCAAGATATTTTACACTTTCTTTTTCAGTGGTTTTAAACATTAACACGTTTTAATCGTGAAGAGAAACGTACATTAACTGTGTTCGTGGTCGAAGCCGCAAGCTTTTTGTTagaggaaaaagaaagaggCGAGTCTACGTTCAGGATtcacaattttatcgcaaattcATTTCGGAATGCAACAGtattgaaaagtttttaaaacgcATTTTTCAGCCTTTTGCGAAGCCGCAGTCTGGTTAAAAGGACGTGACGCTTGctcgctttaattaattttgaattgctctcttccacaaaatttattgtattgtGACGTTCATTCTGCTTTCTGGGAAGTTTGAAATGATGCTCATTCCATGGGTGTGGCAACCGTTCTCTCTGCAACACCACGAAAAATGTTATGCCTGGCTGTTCCCTGAAACTTACGGTCCACGCAGAGCCGGGAGGGCTGTCCGACGTAAAGAGCACTCTCCGttgccgccactgccgccgatCTATCTCTATTTAATCTCTCTATCTGCTGCTGGGACAAGCCATTATCAAAAGCCCCTACTCAATATTACTAATTCTGCCTtgcttattattatatttgctctctttaattatccttttttctttattctcCGTGATGTAGAAATATGAAGACTcaactgaataaattttaatttgttgatttttgaaGTAAATACCAGGCATAActaaagcaaataaaacacagccaaagaattttttcatttctttaatcCTAATTTCGAAAGAGGCGAACCAAAAAATCCCACAACCTGGAAAATTGTAACACGCAATGGAAATAATACGACCATCTGCcgaaattgtattttccctCATTGAGCTCTAAATTATAACACGAATAAAGATgaaagcaaaacatttttttactctctttcAATTCCTCTTTTTGCACAGAGTTAAAAATGACTCATCAAATGCGCAGAAAAATGTGGCCACGTCACATATATTTTCATCTAGGTAGACAATGCTGGTTAAAATAGCCACGGAATCAGTTTCAACGTGATAATTTAGGAAGAGATAATAGCTTATATCTTGGTATGGTATAAACAAAGAGCTGGGAACCTCCTCTGAGGTGCTGCACCAGCGGGTAACGTTTCCAGAATCCAAATAAGTCTCATCCAGGAGAATCGTGTCAGGAACTGAGATTAATTTACACTAAAATCGATCATTTCAACGAATATTTCTTATTATGTTATACCGAAATCCGTGACATAATCATTGTTCGAACTGCTCTTGGTTTCATTCtgcgaaaatttgaaaagaactTTCATGCTAGAGATGTTGGAGTCTGTCACTGTGACGAGGCTTCCGTTTGCTCGATTACATGTGGAGGCTGCAACCAACGGAGGATAgcgctgaaaataattacaaaaagctTAAATCGTGCAAATGGttcgtttatttatattattgatAATACATTTTCTTTGTTGACCAGTTTATAcataaaaacgtttttcacGGGAGTCGGTACGAAATTTTCCTCTGTATTGGTATTCAAGTGTTTTAAATATCTGCAGTATGTATTTTCGTATACTTATCGCAAAGCAAGAATCatttaaagtcaaaattttcggTCGCAAATATCGGTAGGTGCAGCCCGAGCTGGAAATTTCTTCtgatttaaaatctttctGGCAATAACTCTCCAAATGCAAAccaagattaaattaaataaaaaaaatttcacaaattgtCCTGGTGCCAGTAATATTTTCGAAGAGTATcaccatttttgaaaaattgaaattttccaaagtttCTAAAAGTTTCataattccataaattttctcagaaattttggctaacttaaaatttaacgagAGTTTTTCCTGTAAGATACGTCCCTTTTTCCCCTGAGCATTTGTGATTGTAGCGGCGCAACAATCAACCGGGGAGGGAAGAAACCAATTAGGGTTCTCTTCCCCCACAGCCAAAGTTAATGCCAtcgttgcaattttttgatcAGGCTCCGGGGCCGCGAGCTAGAGTGGTCGTTGAATTCTGGAAGACCcaaactttattttccttgtgGCAGAAAAGGACAACAATTAACttcaacagttaaaatttgaacatttgtAGAGCTATATGCAACATTGTACCGGCACCAGGACGAAATTGTCAAACAtcagaaaaatcatattaattttgaaacaatgtgaatatttaaagaggaatgatactgcaaaagccaggaaaatgcttgttgccaatgcataaactcgtcccttaggattcagttaaagtcTAAATTGACccaagaagcgctgtaattttttgagaaaattggctggaaagttagcgtgcttttcaaatggcaatggctgtctccttacttgaaatccgatttaatttcaaaaccaagagtttccccaataagtggcatacacaattggacagatctggacgagaggaatcggaatatgccaagaaaatacgttcaagcactgtaaatcttggagaaaattggcaaaatttgaattttactgtaggaacgtcttttttattattgcaaattgttgaacaaattgtttatcggtcaattgtttaaggcatccaacaaattaaataattttcaattgttgcccagtatcattccactttaattctTAAACCAGATTACCTGATTACTTCCTCAGCAtaagatattttattcacCACCTGTAAAGATATTCTGCTTTCTGAATAACAGTTGTTTATATTGATATgataagttttttatttcttaaaaaaaaagtttattttactgGGATTTGACAGAAGACCATACACGAAATCCATTGGCTTCATTCTGCTGTAATCTTTTGGATCGAATATGCTATGGAAATCTttgttccaaaatttttccagTGAATCAGATTTATTAGTGAAGCATTTGATGAAGTCGTGTATGAAAGAACACTCTCCTTTCGAATTATAGTCTTTCactaggaaaataaaaattaaatctgcatCACAACTTTTATGAAATTGTCAAACTTCTCTGGTCGCATTCCCAAAACCTGTCGAGTGCTTCAGTTACAAAAAGGGTCGATTTATAAGCCTGTTCTTTGCTTTGTTGATTATGAATCAATTGAAGGGTATCTAAATTATCCGCTCCTCTCTTAAGAAGACTTAATGAGAATTTATCTGCAATTGCacgaaaatctaaaaaaaaaaataaataaaaaataaatatttcgctTCCGAatcttcttaatttttaccctGATAGACTTGAGGCATTTTAAAAGTGCTCAGCAATTTTTCTATCCTCTCCTCCCAAAATTTACTTCCATCGTAtatctgaaaaattacatattttttaaaggagaCGAGTAAAAAGATGCAATTATTACCAGTCCCAGAAGTTCTGCCATGCATGTTGAAAAACACttaataggaaaatatttttactctaaggcctggcaaattaaaaacaacactAAAAACCTtcattttgtaagaaaaactGTCCACGTCAATGGTGTTGAATTTACTGATATCTCCTGACCTctgtttgttatttaaaatttttgaagctAAAGAAAATCTTACGCTGTGAAACTTGATGggttaatttgcattcattaTAAACTTCTTGCAAATACGATTCTGCCATTACACGAacctttttttttattatttttccttttgtcaATAACCACGTAGTTaaagtacatattttttgtgttatttacCTCGCAAATTGCCTTCATTGGCTTATCACAGCTCTCAACCATTAAAATTGTACTTCccagcttaaaattttgagctttcaCGCAATACCAATCAATTTctcctgaaacaaaaataaattttattttgaagaagaaAGATTTAATGTATGCTAACCGATCTTAGAAGCATTCGCTGGTAGACTCtcgttaaaatattcactttgtTTAACAAAGTCATTAAATTCAGGCGAGCACcatctaaattttaactgatttaaaaaaaatcctttaaattcCAAATGTTTATATTATCGACCTGAATCGGTTATTTTTACATCCAGAGTTGGTGCCCGACGTCCAGTATTCGGTATTTTCCTCGAGAAAGCTATTCATGCAAGCTAACTTTTCGTAAGACTGGACAGAGACGAGACGCATCCCCAAcgaacaacaaaaatttagagcTGCATTCCAATTTAGCTAGAAGAATTTATATCTATGTTATATAAACAAATTGCAGTAGAAATTGCATGAATAATCAATAGTGCGTTACTGGCGAAAAGGAAAACCAGAGAAATCCATAAAATTCATCCTTGTCGAAATCGACAACTGGATTTT
The nucleotide sequence above comes from Cloeon dipterum chromosome X, ieCloDipt1.1, whole genome shotgun sequence. Encoded proteins:
- the LOC135947232 gene encoding uncharacterized protein LOC135947232 translates to MKCFSTCMAQLLGLIYEGSKFWEERIEKLLSTVKVSQVYQDFRSIANKFSMSLLKRGADNLDTLQMIKNQQSKEQAWKSTLFVNEALDKFMECNQKMKDYNSKGECSFIHDFIKCFTNKSDSLEKFWNKDFRSIFDPRDYSRMVAMSAIMNNNGSLNFSESEFRKYVQVVNKISYAEDVISSRCTYRYLRPKILTFKEACLAIVQSFVPTPVGNVFMYKLVNKEERYPPFFAAATCARANGSLVTVTESSISSLKILNKLLRNATKSGPLINDASDLYSNSILLDETYLDSENVTRWCSTSEEMPKSLFDPMQENPFHLYVNYNAEFDSMYFMQSGIMSEDDNLFDVPVFFCAFDESFLTLCKKRN
- the LOC135947129 gene encoding uncharacterized protein LOC135947129, translating into MVESCDKPMKAICEVRVMAESYLQEVYNECKLTHQVSQRDISKFNTIDVDSFSYKMKCFSTCMAELLGLIYDGSKFWEERIEKLLSTFKMPQVYQDFRAIADKFSLSLLKRGADNLDTLQLIHNQQSKEQAYKSTLFVTEALDRFWECDQRMKDYNSKGECSFIHDFIKCFTNKSDSLEKFWNKDFHSIFDPKDYSRMKPMDFVYGLLSNPKSRISLQVVNKISYAEEVISSGCTYRYLRPKILTLNDSCFAIKENFVPTPVKNVFMYKLVNKENRYPPLVAASTCNRANGSLVTVTDSNISSMKVLFKFSQNETKSSSNNDYVTDFVPDTILLDETYLDSGNVTRWCSTSEEVPSSLFIPYQDISYYLFLNYHVETDSVAILTSIVYLDENICDVATFFCAFDESFLTLCKKRN